One window from the genome of Comamonas sp. lk encodes:
- a CDS encoding YeeE/YedE family protein: protein MTLLWAGLLLGCGFGVAARLGRFCLLRGLRQAAGLDRGEPRGSAPALQAFALALAVALLASQGLQLAGWVDLGQAQVARSQLSIPGVLIGGALFGMGMVLANSCGARALVLLAGGNLRSLVTIVFLALGAQASMTGVLAPVRQWLQSWLSLSLPQATVQQSLQASGVAAATAFALAALLPALVLLVYALRRPALRQSPVQWLSALAIGGLVALGWWITAHVQPDPFDPAKLSSLSFVGPLAESLLYLQLAVGRDFSLGPAVTLGVLIGAAATAQLTRSARWEGFEQPSRLAACALGGLLMGFGGALAAGCSIGQGLSGLSTLAYASLPATAGILLGSWAAIQFSPRA, encoded by the coding sequence ATGACGCTGCTCTGGGCCGGATTGCTGCTGGGTTGCGGCTTTGGTGTGGCAGCCCGCCTGGGGCGTTTCTGTCTGTTGCGCGGCCTGCGCCAGGCTGCCGGGCTGGACCGGGGCGAGCCGCGCGGCAGCGCACCGGCTCTGCAGGCTTTTGCCCTGGCGCTGGCGGTAGCTCTGCTGGCCTCGCAAGGGCTGCAACTGGCGGGCTGGGTGGATCTGGGCCAGGCCCAGGTCGCGCGCAGCCAGCTCTCCATCCCTGGCGTGCTGATAGGCGGCGCCTTGTTCGGCATGGGCATGGTGCTGGCCAATAGCTGCGGCGCCCGCGCCCTGGTGCTGCTGGCAGGCGGAAATTTGCGCAGCCTGGTGACCATCGTCTTTCTGGCACTGGGCGCGCAAGCCAGCATGACCGGCGTTCTGGCGCCGGTACGCCAATGGCTGCAGAGCTGGCTGTCGCTGAGCCTGCCTCAAGCCACGGTACAGCAGTCATTGCAAGCCTCAGGTGTTGCCGCAGCCACCGCGTTTGCTCTGGCCGCCTTGCTGCCGGCCCTGGTTTTGCTTGTCTATGCGCTGCGTCGCCCCGCCCTGCGGCAAAGCCCGGTGCAATGGCTGTCGGCACTGGCAATCGGTGGACTGGTGGCACTGGGCTGGTGGATCACGGCCCATGTGCAGCCTGATCCTTTCGATCCGGCCAAGCTCAGCTCGCTGAGCTTTGTGGGTCCGCTGGCGGAAAGCCTGCTGTATCTGCAGCTGGCCGTGGGCCGGGATTTCAGCCTGGGCCCGGCTGTGACGCTGGGCGTTCTCATCGGTGCGGCAGCGACCGCACAGCTGACGCGCAGCGCGCGCTGGGAAGGGTTTGAGCAGCCGTCGCGCCTAGCCGCCTGTGCTTTAGGTGGTCTGCTGATGGGCTTTGGCGGGGCTCTGGCTGCAGGCTGCTCCATAGGCCAGGGTCTGAGCGGTTTGAGCACACTGGCTTATGCCAGCCTGCCCGCCACGGCGGGCATCTTGCTGGGCAGTTGGGCCGCCATCCAATTCAGCCCACGCGCCTGA
- a CDS encoding FAD/NAD(P)-binding oxidoreductase, which produces MSDTKTSSANAQRRRFLLTPPAMALGAAAAASLPAQAAPTILTPQSRILPRQGKGPRIVICGGGWGGMTAARYLRELIPNSDVVLLERNPTFWSGPMSNKWLIDIVSTDFVNHDMLRPANKYGYQLLQTEVMGFEREQKLVRTAHGLIEYDFLILSGGIRNDYEAWFGNDQRAIDYTRKHFPNAYIPNQEMFALKQKVKDFKGGTLVMTLPPPPHRCPPSPYERACLIAWHIKKNKIPGKILILDPKPKIAPIGVGYKQAFEELYPDIITHVPNARVQEVDPFNKRIKTAAGEFKFDDAILMPPHQAADMVWHAGLIGKTADGKPTGWADMNPRLFTANSDDRVYFVGDLMGTISDQFGHYPKSGHVANFIGQIVAKNIAQRVSGKEVTPLLPDNLCYMMVNGDPQEEISVKFEYEVDATGKVIQTQIDMDVRTSDLVKEDFGWIQSKFSDFLAI; this is translated from the coding sequence ATGTCAGACACCAAGACTTCCAGCGCCAACGCACAGCGCCGCCGCTTTCTGCTCACCCCTCCGGCCATGGCACTGGGTGCTGCGGCCGCCGCCAGCCTGCCGGCGCAGGCGGCGCCCACCATACTCACGCCGCAATCGCGCATTCTGCCGCGCCAGGGCAAAGGCCCGCGCATCGTGATCTGCGGTGGCGGCTGGGGCGGCATGACGGCTGCCCGCTATCTGCGCGAGCTGATTCCCAACTCCGACGTGGTGCTGCTGGAGCGCAACCCCACGTTCTGGTCCGGCCCCATGAGCAACAAATGGTTGATCGACATCGTGAGCACCGATTTCGTCAATCACGACATGCTGCGCCCGGCCAACAAATACGGCTACCAGCTGCTGCAAACCGAAGTCATGGGTTTCGAGCGCGAGCAAAAGCTGGTGCGCACTGCCCACGGCCTGATCGAGTACGACTTCCTGATTCTCTCGGGTGGCATACGCAACGATTACGAAGCTTGGTTTGGCAACGACCAGCGCGCGATTGACTACACGCGCAAGCATTTCCCCAACGCCTACATCCCGAATCAGGAGATGTTTGCACTCAAGCAAAAGGTCAAGGACTTCAAGGGCGGCACGCTGGTGATGACGCTTCCGCCGCCACCCCACCGCTGCCCGCCTTCGCCTTATGAGCGCGCCTGCCTGATTGCCTGGCACATCAAGAAAAACAAGATTCCCGGCAAGATTCTGATTCTGGACCCCAAGCCCAAGATTGCGCCGATTGGCGTGGGCTACAAGCAGGCGTTTGAAGAGCTGTACCCGGACATCATCACCCACGTGCCCAATGCGCGCGTGCAGGAGGTTGACCCCTTCAACAAGCGCATCAAGACGGCAGCGGGCGAATTCAAATTCGACGATGCCATCCTCATGCCACCCCACCAGGCGGCCGATATGGTCTGGCATGCCGGCCTGATCGGCAAGACCGCTGATGGCAAGCCCACGGGCTGGGCCGACATGAACCCGCGCCTGTTCACCGCCAACAGCGACGACCGCGTGTACTTTGTGGGCGACTTGATGGGCACCATCTCCGATCAGTTCGGCCACTACCCCAAGAGCGGCCACGTGGCCAATTTCATAGGCCAGATCGTCGCCAAGAATATTGCCCAGCGCGTCTCCGGCAAGGAAGTGACACCGCTGCTGCCGGACAACCTCTGCTACATGATGGTCAACGGCGACCCGCAGGAGGAAATCTCGGTCAAGTTCGAATACGAAGTCGATGCCACGGGCAAGGTCATACAGACCCAGATCGACATGGACGTGCGCACCTCGGATCTGGTCAAGGAAGACTTCGGCTGGATTCAATCCAAGTTCAGCGACTTCCTGGCCATCTAA
- a CDS encoding thiosulfate oxidation carrier protein SoxY gives MNHSLTRRHLMAGAAATGAVLALPATALAQTAAKTPLVGPLAPNPAEFKKTVQQFLGSAKPLSEGLQLDVAVLADNPSAVPVKAKVTLPITNEEWCEEIIVLAELNPSPLTCRLRFTADTGTAEAAVRIRLSQTQTIHAMARMKSGKVLVAKQAVTVAASGCGM, from the coding sequence TTGAATCATTCATTGACCCGCCGCCATCTGATGGCCGGCGCTGCCGCCACCGGCGCGGTACTGGCCCTGCCTGCCACCGCCCTGGCACAGACCGCTGCCAAAACCCCTCTCGTGGGCCCGCTGGCCCCGAACCCTGCAGAGTTCAAAAAGACGGTGCAGCAATTTCTGGGCAGTGCCAAGCCGCTCTCGGAAGGGCTGCAACTGGACGTGGCTGTGCTGGCCGACAACCCCAGCGCCGTGCCGGTCAAGGCCAAAGTCACCCTGCCCATCACCAATGAGGAGTGGTGCGAGGAAATCATCGTGCTGGCCGAACTCAACCCCTCGCCGCTGACCTGCCGCCTGCGGTTCACAGCCGACACGGGCACGGCAGAGGCCGCCGTGCGCATACGCCTGAGCCAGACTCAGACCATTCACGCCATGGCCCGCATGAAAAGCGGCAAGGTGCTGGTGGCCAAGCAAGCCGTGACGGTCGCCGCCAGCGGCTGTGGCATGTAA
- the soxZ gene encoding thiosulfate oxidation carrier complex protein SoxZ — translation MSTTKPPRVWVSNASPKKDEVLRVRAQMEHVMESGLRTDPATGKIRPRNIVNHFEARLGKRLIFSWEPGISISQNPYIEFTFKARESGELQMLWKDEDGQTTSATKTITLV, via the coding sequence ATGAGCACCACCAAACCGCCCCGCGTCTGGGTCAGCAACGCCAGCCCCAAGAAAGACGAGGTGCTGCGGGTTCGCGCCCAGATGGAACATGTGATGGAAAGCGGTCTGCGCACCGACCCGGCCACGGGCAAGATACGCCCGCGCAACATCGTCAACCACTTTGAAGCCAGACTGGGCAAGCGGCTGATCTTCAGCTGGGAGCCCGGCATCTCCATCTCCCAGAACCCCTATATCGAATTCACTTTCAAGGCACGCGAAAGCGGCGAGCTGCAAATGCTCTGGAAAGATGAAGACGGCCAGACCACCAGTGCGACCAAGACCATCACTCTGGTCTGA
- the bioB gene encoding biotin synthase BioB produces MNNAATECAPTSSNTQPAAQAVHWHQPVVRVDSTPTARWSVDAIQELLDMPFMDLLHRAQTAHREHWPAGEIELATLLSVKTGGCPENCGYCPQSAEFDTGVKAEKLMSVEEVTSAAQAAKDAGATRFCMGAAWRAPKDRDIEKMNELIGAVKGLGMQTCATLGMLQPHQAQSLREAGLDYYNHNLDTAPEYYKDVVSTRQYQDRLDTLQAVRGAGISVCCGGIIGMGEEVVHRAGLIAQLANMEPYPESVPINSLVPVPGTPLADSDPVDPLEFVRVIAVARITMPKARVRLSAGRQQLGEAVQTLCFMAGANSIFYGDKLLVTGNPDVEADTTLMRKLGLKAYAPAA; encoded by the coding sequence ATGAACAACGCCGCAACAGAGTGCGCACCCACATCCAGCAACACCCAGCCAGCAGCACAGGCCGTGCATTGGCACCAGCCCGTGGTCCGCGTCGACAGCACACCAACCGCCCGCTGGTCGGTTGATGCCATCCAGGAGCTGCTGGACATGCCGTTCATGGACCTGCTGCACCGCGCCCAGACTGCTCACCGCGAACACTGGCCTGCAGGCGAGATCGAGCTGGCCACGCTGCTATCCGTCAAAACCGGCGGCTGCCCTGAGAATTGCGGCTACTGCCCGCAGTCGGCCGAGTTCGATACCGGTGTGAAGGCTGAAAAGCTGATGAGCGTTGAAGAAGTCACCAGCGCCGCCCAGGCCGCCAAGGACGCAGGCGCCACGCGCTTTTGCATGGGCGCTGCCTGGCGCGCCCCCAAGGACCGCGACATCGAGAAGATGAACGAGCTAATCGGCGCCGTCAAAGGCCTGGGTATGCAGACCTGCGCCACGCTGGGCATGTTGCAGCCGCACCAGGCTCAATCCCTGCGCGAAGCGGGCCTGGACTACTACAACCACAACCTGGACACCGCTCCCGAGTACTACAAGGACGTGGTCAGCACCCGCCAATACCAGGACCGCCTGGACACCTTGCAGGCCGTGCGCGGCGCAGGCATCAGCGTGTGCTGCGGCGGCATCATAGGCATGGGCGAAGAGGTGGTACACCGCGCCGGCCTGATCGCCCAGCTGGCCAATATGGAGCCCTACCCCGAGTCTGTGCCCATCAACAGCCTGGTGCCCGTGCCCGGCACGCCGCTGGCCGACAGCGACCCCGTGGACCCGCTGGAATTTGTGCGCGTGATTGCCGTGGCCCGCATCACCATGCCCAAGGCCCGCGTGCGCCTGTCGGCCGGTCGCCAGCAACTGGGCGAAGCCGTACAGACCCTGTGCTTCATGGCCGGCGCCAACTCCATCTTCTACGGCGACAAGCTGCTGGTCACCGGCAACCCCGATGTGGAAGCCGACACCACACTGATGCGCAAGCTGGGCCTCAAGGCCTACGCCCCGGCCGCCTGA
- the bioA gene encoding adenosylmethionine--8-amino-7-oxononanoate transaminase — protein MTQTLEARSLAAVWHPCTQMKRHESAPPIAIERASGPWLYGTDGRRYLDSISSWWVNLFGHSHPHIRAALADQMERLDHVMLAGFTHAPVVELSERLSALTGLGHAFYGSDGASATEIALKMSAHYWRNQGRSGKNRFVGLAGGYHGETVGALAVTDIALFREAYAPLVRLSDTVPSPDARQSLPGETAADVARRAAKGLEQWLQAHHNQTAALIVEPLVQCAAGMAMHDAEYLRLARLLCDRYEVHLVVDEIAVGFGRTGSLFAHQQAGIQPDFICLSKGLTGGTLPLSAVLTTDTVYAAFYDDDVARGFLHSHSYTGNPLACRAAVATLELFEQLDALAANRQLAQRISTAFAPLSAHPRVRHARQQGMIWAWDIDSSLPDFSRRYHAAAMERGLLLRPIGRTLYCMPPYVLDDEAVAHLGRMALEALEATLLQESELLTQEVTA, from the coding sequence ATGACTCAGACCCTAGAAGCCCGCAGCCTGGCTGCCGTATGGCACCCCTGCACCCAGATGAAGCGCCACGAAAGCGCGCCGCCGATTGCCATTGAGCGCGCCAGCGGCCCCTGGCTTTACGGCACGGACGGCCGGCGCTATCTGGACAGCATCAGCTCCTGGTGGGTCAATCTGTTCGGCCACTCCCACCCCCATATCCGAGCCGCGCTGGCCGACCAGATGGAGCGGCTCGATCATGTGATGCTGGCCGGCTTTACCCACGCCCCGGTAGTGGAGCTGTCCGAACGCCTGTCCGCCCTCACCGGCCTGGGCCATGCTTTCTACGGCAGCGACGGCGCCTCGGCCACCGAAATCGCGCTGAAGATGAGCGCCCATTACTGGCGCAATCAGGGCCGCAGCGGCAAGAACCGTTTTGTCGGCCTGGCCGGCGGCTACCACGGTGAAACCGTGGGCGCGCTGGCCGTCACCGATATCGCGCTGTTCCGCGAAGCCTATGCGCCGCTGGTGCGTCTGTCGGATACCGTGCCCAGCCCCGACGCCCGCCAGTCCCTACCCGGCGAAACCGCGGCCGATGTGGCGCGCCGCGCGGCCAAGGGTCTGGAGCAATGGCTGCAAGCCCATCACAACCAGACCGCCGCGCTGATCGTGGAACCGCTGGTGCAGTGCGCAGCCGGCATGGCCATGCACGATGCCGAATACCTGCGCCTGGCCCGCCTGCTGTGCGACCGCTACGAGGTGCATCTGGTCGTCGATGAAATCGCCGTGGGCTTCGGCCGCACCGGCAGCCTGTTTGCCCACCAGCAAGCCGGCATACAGCCCGATTTCATCTGCCTGTCCAAAGGCCTAACCGGCGGCACGCTGCCGTTGTCGGCCGTGCTGACCACCGATACCGTCTACGCCGCTTTCTATGACGACGATGTGGCGCGCGGCTTTCTGCACTCGCACTCCTACACCGGCAACCCGCTGGCCTGCCGCGCCGCCGTGGCCACGCTGGAGCTGTTCGAGCAGCTAGACGCCTTAGCCGCCAACCGGCAGCTGGCACAGCGCATCAGCACCGCCTTTGCCCCCTTGAGCGCCCACCCCCGCGTGCGCCACGCCCGCCAGCAGGGAATGATCTGGGCCTGGGACATTGACAGCTCCCTGCCCGACTTTTCGCGCCGCTACCACGCCGCCGCCATGGAGCGCGGCCTGCTGCTGCGCCCCATAGGTCGCACGCTGTACTGCATGCCGCCCTATGTGCTGGACGACGAGGCCGTTGCCCATCTGGGTCGCATGGCGCTGGAGGCACTGGAAGCCACGTTGCTACAAGAATCAGAGCTACTGACGCAAGAGGTGACTGCATGA
- the bioD gene encoding dethiobiotin synthase: protein MIGCFVTGTDTGAGKTLASCALLQALAQHHRRVVGMKAVAAGAEPDGQGRWANEDTLALRAASTLAVAPALDNPVLLPDPMSPHIAAQRAGVEVTLEPILDAYRQLAAQADAVVVEGAGGWLVPLSETLSIADLAVALQLPVVLVVGLKLGCLNHAMLTANAIRASGLPLAGWIASRVDPDMLVPEENMDWLRRKLGAPLLADLPWQTQPDPRHAQFTLPKEWL from the coding sequence ATGATTGGCTGTTTTGTAACCGGAACCGACACCGGCGCGGGCAAGACCCTGGCCTCTTGTGCTTTGCTGCAGGCCTTGGCCCAGCACCACCGCCGCGTGGTCGGCATGAAGGCCGTGGCCGCCGGTGCCGAGCCTGACGGTCAGGGCCGCTGGGCCAATGAGGACACGCTGGCCCTGCGCGCTGCATCGACCCTGGCCGTAGCGCCCGCACTGGACAACCCGGTGCTGCTACCCGACCCCATGTCGCCCCATATCGCCGCCCAGCGGGCCGGCGTTGAAGTGACGCTGGAACCTATCCTGGACGCTTACCGCCAGCTGGCTGCCCAGGCCGACGCCGTGGTGGTCGAAGGCGCGGGCGGCTGGCTGGTGCCGCTGTCGGAGACGCTGAGCATTGCCGACCTGGCCGTGGCGCTGCAACTGCCGGTGGTGCTGGTGGTGGGGCTGAAACTGGGCTGCCTGAACCACGCCATGCTGACGGCTAATGCCATCCGTGCCAGCGGCCTGCCACTGGCCGGCTGGATTGCCAGCCGCGTCGACCCCGACATGCTGGTGCCCGAAGAAAACATGGACTGGCTGCGCCGCAAGCTGGGCGCGCCGCTTCTGGCCGACCTGCCCTGGCAGACCCAACCCGATCCGCGCCATGCGCAATTCACGCTGCCCAAGGAATGGCTATGA
- the bioF gene encoding 8-amino-7-oxononanoate synthase — MSTVTSPTAIHGAPETAPNFWLQDIPKQLAALDAGLLRRKRRTVAPLHGAHISVDGQTMLQFCSNDYLGLATHPELVAAACTGAQDFGVGSGGSPMVSGHSTANAELEQDLARFVQLPRALYFYAGFATNASIIPALVGEGDALFSDALNHASLIDGSRLSRAQIHRFAHGDLAALEALLAASSVQRKLVVSDAVFSMDGNVADIPGLLALCERYDALLLLDDAHGFGVLGPQGRGCLAAAGLTGANASPRVLYMATLSKAAGASGAFVAGSELLVEWLLQKTRSYIFATAAPALLARALQASVRLMEHEPALRDRLQQRIAQLRAGLEPLLARTSWRLLPSHTAIQALVIGSNDKALALMEGLRQRGLWVPAIRPPTVPKGTARLRIALSAAHTQEDVAQLLVALSELADQAELTEPAAAALEAN; from the coding sequence ATGAGCACCGTCACGTCCCCTACCGCAATCCATGGCGCGCCCGAAACGGCGCCCAACTTCTGGCTGCAGGACATTCCCAAGCAGCTGGCAGCGCTCGACGCGGGCCTGCTGCGCCGCAAGCGCCGCACCGTAGCCCCGCTGCACGGCGCCCATATCAGCGTGGACGGCCAGACCATGCTGCAGTTTTGCAGCAATGACTATCTGGGCCTGGCCACCCATCCGGAGCTGGTGGCTGCCGCCTGCACCGGTGCGCAGGACTTTGGCGTGGGCTCGGGCGGCTCGCCCATGGTCAGCGGCCACAGCACGGCCAATGCGGAGCTGGAGCAGGACCTGGCCCGCTTTGTACAACTGCCCCGGGCGCTGTACTTCTACGCCGGCTTTGCCACCAATGCCAGCATCATTCCGGCGCTGGTGGGCGAAGGCGATGCACTGTTCTCCGATGCACTCAACCATGCCAGCCTGATCGACGGCAGCCGCCTCTCGCGTGCGCAAATTCACCGCTTTGCCCATGGCGATCTGGCCGCCCTCGAGGCCCTGCTGGCCGCCAGCAGCGTGCAGCGCAAGCTGGTGGTCAGCGATGCTGTTTTCAGCATGGATGGCAATGTGGCCGATATCCCCGGCCTTCTGGCCCTGTGCGAGCGCTACGACGCCTTGCTGCTGCTGGACGACGCCCACGGCTTTGGCGTGCTCGGCCCCCAGGGCCGCGGCTGTCTGGCGGCCGCCGGACTGACGGGTGCCAATGCTTCGCCGCGCGTGCTCTATATGGCCACGCTCAGCAAGGCGGCCGGTGCAAGCGGCGCTTTTGTCGCCGGCAGCGAGCTGCTGGTGGAGTGGCTGCTGCAGAAAACCCGCAGCTATATTTTTGCCACCGCCGCACCCGCCCTGCTGGCGCGCGCGCTGCAGGCCAGCGTACGGCTGATGGAACACGAACCCGCCTTGCGCGACCGGCTGCAGCAGCGCATAGCCCAGCTGCGCGCCGGTCTTGAGCCACTGCTGGCGCGCACCAGCTGGCGCTTGCTGCCATCGCACACCGCCATACAGGCCCTGGTCATCGGCAGCAACGACAAGGCCCTGGCCTTGATGGAAGGCCTGCGCCAGCGCGGCCTCTGGGTGCCGGCCATTCGCCCGCCCACCGTCCCCAAGGGCACGGCGCGGCTGCGCATCGCCTTGTCGGCCGCGCACACGCAAGAGGACGTGGCCCAGTTGCTGGTCGCGTTGAGCGAGCTGGCCGATCAGGCCGAGCTGACAGAGCCCGCTGCAGCCGCCTTAGAAGCGAACTGA
- a CDS encoding YitT family protein, with the protein MSTPLSNSSSPLTSAPASPQPALRHGRFEDAQALFTGSLFVSITMLLFAQAGLLTGSTAGLAFLLHYATGWPFGVIFFAINIPFYWFAWKRMGAEFTIKTFISVAMLALMADVGPRFIHVDYLNPLFAAVLGGLLMGTGCLFLARHHSSLGGATIVSLYLQERYGIRAGKVQMMIDCTVVLLALWIVPFERVAYSILGAVVMSLFLWISHRPGRYTGN; encoded by the coding sequence ATGTCCACGCCGCTATCGAATTCCTCCAGCCCGCTGACTTCAGCGCCGGCTTCTCCTCAGCCCGCCTTGCGCCACGGCCGCTTTGAGGATGCGCAAGCCCTGTTCACGGGCTCGCTGTTTGTCTCCATCACCATGCTGCTCTTCGCCCAGGCCGGCTTGCTGACCGGCAGCACGGCGGGTCTGGCCTTTCTGTTGCACTACGCCACGGGCTGGCCGTTTGGGGTCATCTTCTTTGCCATCAATATTCCGTTTTACTGGTTTGCCTGGAAGCGCATGGGGGCGGAGTTCACCATCAAGACTTTTATCTCGGTGGCCATGCTGGCGCTGATGGCCGATGTGGGGCCGCGTTTCATCCATGTGGATTATCTGAACCCGCTGTTTGCGGCCGTGCTGGGCGGCCTGCTCATGGGTACGGGCTGCCTGTTTCTGGCGCGCCATCACTCCAGCCTGGGTGGTGCCACCATTGTTTCGCTGTATCTGCAAGAGCGTTACGGCATTCGCGCAGGCAAGGTGCAGATGATGATTGACTGCACGGTGGTGCTGCTGGCGCTGTGGATTGTGCCGTTCGAGCGCGTGGCCTATTCCATTCTCGGCGCGGTGGTGATGAGCCTGTTTTTGTGGATCAGCCACCGGCCCGGGCGCTATACCGGCAATTGA
- a CDS encoding outer membrane protein assembly factor BamE produces MNLLTRLAAAVATVALGALALVGCDEQKIKELEEGLSTEADVRAKFGEPERVWPEPDGARTFEYNRQPAGARNYMITIDAEGKMSALRQVLAPHNFAKIVPGMEENEVRRMLGKPAKVMTYQLKQETEWDWNYIDPPTREMQFTVTFGADGRVLRTLNRERLPDEAR; encoded by the coding sequence ATGAATCTTCTGACCCGTCTGGCCGCTGCGGTGGCCACCGTCGCCCTGGGGGCCTTGGCCCTGGTGGGCTGCGATGAGCAAAAAATCAAGGAGCTGGAGGAAGGCCTGTCCACCGAGGCCGATGTGCGCGCCAAGTTTGGCGAGCCCGAGCGGGTCTGGCCCGAGCCCGATGGCGCGCGCACCTTTGAGTACAACCGCCAGCCTGCCGGTGCGCGCAACTACATGATCACCATCGACGCCGAGGGCAAGATGAGCGCGCTGCGCCAGGTGCTGGCCCCGCACAATTTCGCCAAGATCGTACCGGGCATGGAGGAAAACGAGGTGCGCCGCATGTTGGGCAAGCCCGCCAAGGTGATGACTTACCAGCTCAAGCAGGAAACCGAATGGGACTGGAACTACATCGATCCGCCCACGCGTGAGATGCAGTTCACCGTCACCTTTGGCGCCGACGGCCGGGTGTTGCGTACCTTGAACCGGGAGCGCCTGCCGGACGAAGCCCGCTGA
- a CDS encoding DUF3460 family protein, protein MSFFRRPDYRSDTTNFLNELKSKNPALAEQQVEGRSLLWDKDVNHEVWEDLRAGRVEQKPYVYQTNHS, encoded by the coding sequence ATGTCCTTCTTCCGCCGCCCTGACTACCGTTCCGACACCACCAACTTCCTCAACGAACTCAAGAGCAAGAATCCCGCGCTGGCCGAACAGCAAGTGGAAGGCCGCTCCCTGCTGTGGGACAAGGACGTGAACCATGAAGTCTGGGAAGACCTGCGCGCCGGCCGCGTGGAGCAAAAGCCCTACGTCTACCAGACCAACCACTCCTGA
- a CDS encoding ScpA family protein, with product MSQADASQVLPDPTSPAGDSADALAATYPDVLDQVALARLYGEPLFALPQDLYIPPDALEVFLEAFEGPLDLLLYLIRKQNFNILDIPMQDVTRQYMAYVDEIRSTNLELAAEYLLMAAMLIEIKSRMLLPPKKPEGGEEAEDPRAELVRRLLEYEQMKLAAMQLKEIPQYGRDFLKATVHIEQSLQPRFPDVEIGELQAAWRDILKRAKLVQTHKITREELSVREYMSQILKQLQGQRFVEFERIFNPEKGSTVLVVTFIAMLELAKETLIEITQAEAFAPIYVRLAYTPV from the coding sequence ATGAGCCAGGCTGACGCAAGCCAGGTCTTGCCCGATCCCACCTCGCCTGCGGGCGATAGCGCAGACGCTCTTGCCGCCACCTATCCGGATGTTCTGGATCAGGTGGCTTTGGCGCGTCTGTACGGCGAGCCTTTGTTCGCCCTGCCGCAGGATTTGTACATCCCGCCCGATGCGCTGGAAGTCTTTCTCGAAGCCTTTGAAGGCCCGCTGGACTTGCTGCTCTACCTGATCCGCAAGCAGAACTTCAACATCCTCGACATCCCCATGCAGGATGTGACGCGCCAGTACATGGCTTACGTCGATGAGATTCGCAGCACCAATCTGGAGCTGGCCGCCGAGTACCTGCTGATGGCGGCCATGCTGATCGAGATCAAGTCGCGCATGCTCTTGCCGCCCAAAAAGCCCGAAGGCGGCGAAGAGGCCGAAGACCCGCGTGCCGAGCTGGTGCGGCGCCTGCTCGAATACGAGCAGATGAAGCTGGCGGCCATGCAGCTCAAGGAAATTCCCCAGTACGGCCGCGACTTTCTCAAGGCCACGGTGCATATTGAGCAAAGCCTGCAGCCGCGCTTTCCGGACGTGGAAATCGGCGAACTGCAAGCGGCCTGGCGCGACATCCTCAAACGCGCCAAGCTGGTGCAGACCCACAAGATCACCCGCGAAGAACTGTCCGTGCGCGAGTACATGAGCCAGATCTTGAAGCAGTTGCAAGGCCAGCGCTTTGTGGAGTTCGAGCGCATCTTCAACCCCGAAAAAGGCTCTACCGTGCTGGTCGTGACCTTTATCGCCATGCTGGAGCTGGCCAAGGAAACGCTGATCGAGATCACCCAGGCCGAAGCTTTTGCACCGATTTACGTGCGCCTGGCCTATACGCCCGTCTGA
- the queE gene encoding 7-carboxy-7-deazaguanine synthase has protein sequence MTYSVKEIFYTLQGEGGQAGMPAVFCRFAGCNLWTGREQDRPSAICQFCDTDFVGTDGTLGGKFSTAEALAERILAQWPATDSQHRLVVLTGGEPLLQVDEALIAALHERGFRIAVESNGTIAAPPGIDWLCISPKAGADWIQRSGQEIKLVWPQPGFDLQAIEAGTQFAHYFLQPMDNANQAANIEACIEQCLQRPTWRLSLQTHKLTGIR, from the coding sequence ATGACATACAGCGTCAAAGAAATTTTTTACACCTTGCAAGGAGAAGGCGGCCAGGCGGGCATGCCAGCCGTGTTCTGCCGCTTTGCCGGATGCAATCTGTGGACCGGCCGCGAGCAGGACCGCCCCAGCGCCATCTGCCAGTTCTGCGACACCGACTTTGTAGGTACCGACGGCACGCTGGGCGGTAAGTTCAGCACCGCCGAGGCGCTGGCCGAACGCATTCTGGCCCAGTGGCCGGCCACGGACAGCCAGCACCGCCTGGTGGTACTGACCGGCGGCGAGCCCTTGCTGCAGGTGGACGAGGCACTGATTGCCGCCCTGCACGAGCGCGGTTTTCGCATTGCCGTGGAAAGCAATGGCACGATAGCCGCACCGCCAGGCATTGACTGGCTGTGCATCAGCCCCAAGGCCGGTGCCGACTGGATTCAGCGCAGCGGCCAGGAAATCAAGCTGGTCTGGCCCCAGCCCGGCTTCGATCTGCAAGCCATTGAGGCCGGCACCCAGTTTGCCCACTATTTTCTGCAGCCCATGGACAATGCCAATCAGGCAGCCAACATCGAGGCTTGCATTGAACAATGCCTGCAGCGTCCGACCTGGCGCCTCAGTCTGCAAACCCACAAGCTCACCGGGATTCGATGA